A single genomic interval of Pseudomonas sp. FeN3W harbors:
- the ubiG gene encoding bifunctional 2-polyprenyl-6-hydroxyphenol methylase/3-demethylubiquinol 3-O-methyltransferase UbiG, with amino-acid sequence MSNVDHAEIAKFEALAHRWWDRESEFKPLHEINPLRVNWIDEHISLAGKKVIDIGCGGGILSEAMAQRGAQVTGIDMGEAPLSVARLHLLESGLEIDYRQITAEAMAEEAPEQFDVVTCLEMLEHVPDPASVIRACCALVKPGGQVFFSTINRNPKAYAFAIIGAEYVLQLLPRGTHDFKKFIRPSELGAWSRDAGLVVKDIIGLTYNPLTKHYKLAADVDVNYMVQTIKEA; translated from the coding sequence ATGAGCAACGTCGACCACGCTGAAATCGCCAAATTCGAAGCCCTTGCACATCGCTGGTGGGATCGCGAAAGCGAGTTCAAGCCGCTTCACGAAATCAACCCGCTTCGGGTGAACTGGATAGACGAGCACATTTCCCTGGCGGGCAAGAAGGTTATCGATATCGGTTGCGGAGGCGGCATTCTCAGCGAAGCCATGGCTCAGCGAGGCGCTCAGGTCACCGGCATAGACATGGGTGAGGCGCCGCTTTCGGTAGCACGCTTGCACCTGCTGGAATCCGGACTCGAAATCGATTATCGGCAGATCACTGCCGAAGCCATGGCCGAGGAAGCTCCCGAGCAATTCGATGTGGTCACCTGTCTCGAAATGCTCGAGCACGTGCCGGACCCGGCATCGGTCATCCGGGCCTGCTGTGCACTGGTCAAGCCAGGCGGGCAGGTCTTCTTCTCGACGATCAACCGCAACCCGAAAGCCTATGCGTTCGCCATTATCGGCGCTGAGTACGTATTGCAGCTACTGCCGCGCGGCACCCACGACTTCAAGAAATTCATTCGCCCCTCAGAACTGGGAGCCTGGAGTCGCGATGCGGGCCTGGTCGTCAAGGACATCATCGGTCTTACCTACAACCCGCTGACCAAGCACTACAAGCTGGCTGCGGACGTCGATGTCAACTACATGGTCCAGACCATCAAGGAGGCATGA
- a CDS encoding TRZ/ATZ family hydrolase, with protein MSRHSDAPLDLLLFPTWLVPVEPAGVVLKGHGLGVRAGRIALIAPRAEALKHQAIETRELEGMLLAPGMINSHGHAAMTLFRGLADDLPLQRWLKDHIWPAESRWVDEDFVRCGTELAIAEQLKSGITCFSDMYFYPNVVSELVHKHGVRAQITVPVLDFPIPGARDADEALRKGVALFDDLKHHSRITIAFGPHAPYSVADDKLESIRVLVAEMDAGIQMHVHETAHEVQEALRKHGERPLARLARLQLLGPRFQAVHMTQVDDEDLALLTEHNCSVIHCPESNLKLASGFCPVERLWEAGINVAVGTDGAASNNDLDLLGETRMAALLAKAVAGSATALDAHRALRMATLNGARALGIDEHTGSLETGKFADLVALDLSGLAQQPIYDPVSQLIYATGRDAVRHVWVGGKQLLEHGRLTRMDEQRVIANARQWGERIASTDQR; from the coding sequence ATGTCCCGGCACAGCGATGCTCCGCTCGATCTGCTTTTATTTCCCACCTGGCTCGTTCCGGTGGAACCGGCTGGCGTGGTACTGAAGGGGCACGGGCTCGGCGTTCGAGCCGGACGCATTGCACTCATCGCTCCGCGTGCCGAGGCGCTCAAACATCAGGCGATAGAAACGCGAGAGCTCGAGGGGATGCTTCTTGCTCCAGGCATGATCAATTCGCATGGGCATGCCGCGATGACCCTGTTTCGTGGCCTCGCTGATGACCTCCCCCTGCAGCGCTGGCTTAAAGATCACATCTGGCCAGCCGAATCACGCTGGGTCGACGAGGATTTCGTTCGCTGTGGCACCGAGCTGGCGATTGCCGAGCAATTGAAAAGCGGGATCACCTGTTTTTCTGACATGTACTTCTATCCCAATGTCGTCAGCGAACTGGTGCACAAGCACGGCGTGCGAGCGCAAATCACCGTCCCGGTTCTTGACTTCCCCATTCCCGGCGCACGCGATGCGGATGAAGCGCTACGCAAAGGCGTGGCGCTGTTCGACGATCTCAAGCATCACTCCCGCATCACGATCGCCTTCGGGCCGCATGCTCCTTATTCGGTTGCCGACGATAAACTTGAAAGCATTCGCGTTCTGGTAGCGGAGATGGATGCAGGCATCCAGATGCACGTCCATGAAACCGCCCATGAAGTCCAAGAGGCGTTGCGGAAACACGGTGAGCGGCCGCTAGCGCGATTAGCAAGATTGCAACTGCTAGGGCCGCGGTTTCAGGCAGTGCACATGACTCAGGTAGATGATGAAGATCTCGCGCTGCTCACCGAGCATAATTGCAGCGTTATTCACTGCCCGGAATCCAACCTCAAGCTCGCCAGTGGCTTCTGTCCAGTTGAGCGCCTGTGGGAAGCGGGAATCAACGTGGCAGTCGGCACGGATGGGGCGGCAAGCAATAACGACCTAGACCTGCTAGGCGAAACTCGTATGGCAGCGCTGCTGGCCAAGGCCGTCGCTGGTTCGGCCACGGCACTGGACGCCCATCGCGCTCTGCGCATGGCCACACTGAATGGCGCCCGAGCGCTGGGCATCGATGAGCACACCGGCTCTCTGGAGACAGGCAAATTCGCCGATCTCGTCGCGCTGGATCTTTCCGGTCTGGCACAACAACCGATATACGACCCGGTTTCCCAATTGATCTACGCCACCGGTAGAGACGCGGTGCGACATGTATGGGTAGGCGGCAAGCAACTGCTGGAACACGGTCGCCTTACGCGAATGGACGAACAGCGAGTGATTGCGAACGCTCGCCAATGGGGCGAGAGAATTGCGAGCACCGATCAACGCTGA
- the queD gene encoding 6-carboxytetrahydropterin synthase QueD, whose product MEIFKEFTFESAHRLPNVPQGHKCGRLHGHSFRVALYISGTVNPHTGWIRDFGEIKSIFKPLYELLDHNYLNDIPGLENPTSENLAKWIWNELKPLLPELSRIRIHETCTSGCEYCGD is encoded by the coding sequence GTGGAAATATTCAAAGAGTTTACGTTTGAGTCAGCACATCGTTTGCCGAATGTGCCGCAGGGACACAAATGTGGCCGATTGCACGGGCATTCTTTCCGGGTAGCGTTGTATATCAGCGGTACAGTGAATCCGCATACGGGCTGGATTCGCGATTTTGGTGAAATCAAGTCTATCTTCAAACCATTGTACGAGCTGCTGGATCACAATTACCTGAATGATATTCCTGGGCTAGAAAACCCCACCAGCGAGAATCTTGCGAAATGGATCTGGAATGAGCTCAAACCGCTGCTACCTGAACTTTCGCGCATCCGAATTCATGAAACCTGTACAAGCGGTTGTGAATACTGCGGCGATTGA
- a CDS encoding SLC13 family permease gives MNAVVAAVGIMLILSLCRVHVVVALIAGAMAGGLIGGLGIEGSLAAFNKGLGGGATVALSYALLGAFAVAIGKSGLAHALADKALALVGKQGAQGSGAVKWMMISLLLAVAVSSQNILPIHIAFIPLLVPPLLFVLSKMRIDRRLIACVLAFGLITPYMFLPVGFGNIFLNEILLANVAKSGVDVTGIKVTQAMLIPAIGMLVGLLIAFYSYRKPREYDLVRVEQLEKTTVTYSPPTLLVAAIAVAAAFVIQLWLDSMILGALAGFVIFSVSGVVRWREADDLFTDGMKMMAMIGFIMIAAAGFAEVMRETGEVKLLVDASTQWIGDSKPIGALLMLLVGLLVTIGIGSSFSTVPIIAAIFVPLGVELGFSPLAIVSLVGTAGALGDGGSPASDSTLGPTAGLNADGQHNHIWDTVVPTFLHYNLPLLAFGWLAAMML, from the coding sequence ATGAACGCAGTTGTTGCGGCTGTTGGCATCATGCTGATTCTGAGTCTTTGCCGCGTGCACGTAGTGGTCGCGCTCATCGCCGGAGCTATGGCTGGCGGTTTGATTGGAGGCTTGGGAATTGAGGGTAGCTTGGCGGCCTTCAACAAGGGGCTAGGCGGTGGTGCAACAGTTGCCTTGTCTTATGCGTTGCTGGGTGCGTTCGCCGTTGCCATTGGAAAAAGTGGGTTGGCTCACGCCCTTGCTGATAAGGCGCTAGCTTTGGTTGGAAAGCAGGGCGCGCAAGGCAGCGGAGCGGTTAAGTGGATGATGATCAGCTTGCTGCTCGCCGTTGCTGTTTCATCACAGAATATCCTGCCTATTCATATCGCATTTATTCCCCTGCTGGTTCCCCCGCTGCTTTTTGTGCTGTCGAAGATGAGAATCGATAGGCGTTTGATTGCATGTGTGCTCGCGTTCGGTCTGATTACCCCGTATATGTTTCTTCCGGTCGGGTTCGGCAATATTTTCTTGAACGAGATATTGCTGGCAAATGTCGCTAAAAGCGGAGTGGATGTAACTGGAATCAAAGTCACGCAGGCGATGCTGATCCCCGCAATAGGGATGCTTGTGGGATTGCTGATTGCTTTTTATAGCTATCGAAAGCCCCGTGAATACGACCTTGTGCGTGTCGAGCAGCTTGAAAAAACCACAGTGACCTACAGCCCTCCCACGCTGCTAGTGGCTGCTATCGCAGTTGCAGCAGCCTTCGTGATTCAGCTTTGGCTGGACTCGATGATACTTGGCGCACTTGCGGGGTTCGTGATCTTTTCCGTGTCCGGCGTGGTGCGTTGGCGCGAAGCGGATGACCTGTTTACCGACGGGATGAAGATGATGGCCATGATTGGCTTCATCATGATCGCGGCCGCTGGTTTTGCCGAGGTGATGCGTGAAACCGGCGAGGTCAAGCTGCTGGTAGATGCTTCGACTCAGTGGATCGGTGACAGCAAGCCTATTGGCGCGCTGTTGATGCTTCTGGTTGGTTTGTTGGTGACCATTGGTATTGGATCTTCTTTTTCCACAGTGCCGATCATCGCCGCGATTTTTGTTCCTCTTGGTGTCGAGCTGGGGTTCAGTCCGCTAGCGATCGTTAGTCTGGTCGGAACTGCCGGCGCTCTGGGCGATGGCGGTTCTCCCGCATCCGACTCCACTCTCGGTCCGACTGCCGGCTTGAATGCAGACGGTCAGCACAATCATATCTGGGATACTGTCGTGCCGACCTTCCTGCATTACAACCTGCCACTCCTGGCATTTGGTTGGCTGGCGGCAATGATGTTGTAA
- a CDS encoding AI-2E family transporter — protein sequence MDNSRLEQKVFLALLVVVSLAFGWILLPFYGAVFWAVILAIIFAPLQRYLYRRFSQRRNLTALITLLVSLLVAVLPVILIAGMLVQEGATLYKQIESGELDIGSWVANFRELLPQSIQLQLQRFGFGDLDSMRERLASGALEGSQFLATKAFSFGQGTFQFLVSFFVMLYLLFFLIRDGRDLVARIRKAIPLSDAQKRRLFSKFTRVVRATVKGNIVVAVTQGALGGIIFAVLGISGALLWGVLMAFLSLLPAVGAGLIWTPVAIYFLMTGAIWQGVILTLYGVLVIGLVDNILRPILVGKDTKMPDYVVLISTLGGLALFGLNGFVIGPLVAALFISTWGLFTSPDEP from the coding sequence ATGGACAATTCGAGGCTCGAGCAGAAGGTCTTTCTTGCGCTGCTGGTGGTGGTGTCTCTGGCTTTTGGTTGGATCCTACTGCCGTTCTATGGGGCAGTCTTCTGGGCGGTGATACTGGCGATCATCTTCGCACCCTTGCAGCGGTATCTTTACAGACGGTTTAGCCAGCGACGCAATCTGACAGCCCTAATCACCTTGCTGGTTTCGTTGCTGGTCGCCGTATTGCCGGTAATTTTGATCGCCGGGATGCTGGTTCAAGAAGGGGCGACCCTCTACAAGCAGATCGAAAGTGGTGAGCTGGACATCGGCAGCTGGGTCGCCAATTTCCGCGAGCTACTGCCTCAATCGATACAGCTGCAGCTTCAGCGCTTCGGTTTTGGTGACCTCGATTCCATGCGCGAGCGGCTGGCCTCTGGAGCGCTGGAGGGGAGTCAGTTCCTCGCCACCAAAGCATTCAGTTTTGGCCAGGGGACGTTCCAGTTCCTGGTTAGCTTCTTCGTCATGCTGTACCTACTGTTCTTCTTGATTCGCGACGGGCGCGACCTGGTGGCACGCATCAGGAAGGCCATTCCGCTCAGCGATGCTCAGAAGCGGCGTCTGTTCAGCAAGTTCACGCGAGTCGTACGCGCGACGGTAAAAGGAAATATTGTCGTCGCCGTTACCCAAGGAGCGCTCGGCGGAATCATCTTTGCCGTGCTCGGAATTTCCGGGGCACTGCTGTGGGGCGTGCTGATGGCATTCCTGTCATTGTTGCCCGCAGTCGGGGCGGGCCTGATATGGACGCCGGTAGCCATCTATTTCTTGATGACCGGTGCGATCTGGCAGGGCGTGATACTTACGCTCTATGGTGTGCTGGTAATCGGCCTGGTGGACAACATCCTCAGACCGATCCTGGTTGGAAAAGATACAAAGATGCCGGATTACGTCGTGCTTATCTCGACGCTGGGGGGGCTGGCATTGTTCGGGCTGAATGGCTTCGTGATCGGCCCGCTGGTCGCAGCGTTATTCATATCGACCTGGGGACTTTTCACCTCGCCAGATGAGCCTTGA
- a CDS encoding PhoX family phosphatase, producing MTTENNDILFGNGDELPSNHSTNPHIQDVISAGRRRVVVGGAALGAMAFLGAAIPGLAQAVEPPAQGLKDLPFRRRTRLPFSPVAVTRADAITVPAGYSATTFIPWGTPITGSYPTWMEDASNSAEDQAQQVGMHHDGMHFFPMNAKLGGRQSDHGLLVLNHEYIQAPLLHPNGPTVVDGKRVDVDEVRKEINAHGVSVVEIRRGPRGDWSVLPTARNRRITGATPMRIEGPARGHALMRTRYSPSGTSTRGTLNNCANGHTPWGTYLTCEENWAGYFATGDSDLPRELSRYGVRGSGRYGWETVAGDEFERFNASRIATDPQADYRNEPNTFGWIVEIDPFDPNSTPVKHTALGRFAHEGLVFAPVRPGRPVVCYSGDDSQNEYIYKYVSRDRYRPQRSDGRLLDEGILYVARFNADGSGDWLALDHADPAFQRACEAAGVRFADQGEVLINTRLAADIVGATKMDRPEWGAVNPDSGEVYFTLTNNSGRQEADASNPRAPNAFGHIIRWREASRDFAGTRFNWDIYLLAGPRENSRGPKGRALDDSNIMASPDGLWFDDEGRLWIQTDMSGSQLSSGPFGNNQMLVSDPGTGETKRFLVGPQGAEVTGITATPDFRTLFVNIQHPGEDSTATNYTSIWPDGPGRRPRSATVIITREDGKRLM from the coding sequence GTGACTACTGAGAACAACGACATTTTGTTTGGCAACGGGGACGAGTTGCCCAGTAACCATTCGACGAATCCGCACATTCAGGATGTGATCTCTGCTGGCCGTCGAAGGGTAGTGGTTGGCGGCGCAGCTCTGGGAGCCATGGCCTTTCTCGGTGCCGCTATTCCTGGACTTGCGCAAGCGGTTGAACCACCCGCGCAAGGGCTCAAGGACCTCCCGTTCCGACGCCGCACTCGCCTGCCGTTCTCTCCAGTAGCGGTAACGCGGGCCGATGCTATCACCGTCCCCGCCGGCTATTCCGCGACCACCTTCATTCCATGGGGCACCCCCATTACCGGCAGCTACCCGACCTGGATGGAAGACGCGAGCAATAGCGCCGAAGACCAGGCTCAACAAGTCGGCATGCATCACGACGGAATGCATTTCTTCCCGATGAATGCAAAACTCGGCGGGCGCCAGAGCGATCACGGCTTGCTGGTTCTGAATCACGAATACATTCAAGCGCCTCTACTCCACCCCAACGGCCCGACGGTGGTCGATGGCAAGCGTGTCGATGTCGACGAGGTCCGCAAGGAAATCAACGCCCACGGCGTTTCGGTAGTAGAGATCCGCCGCGGTCCGCGTGGCGATTGGTCGGTCTTACCGACGGCACGTAACCGCCGCATTACGGGTGCCACGCCGATGCGTATTGAAGGCCCCGCGCGCGGCCATGCGTTGATGCGCACCCGCTACAGCCCGAGCGGTACCTCAACCCGCGGAACGCTTAACAACTGCGCCAACGGGCATACGCCTTGGGGTACCTACCTCACCTGCGAGGAAAACTGGGCAGGTTACTTCGCCACCGGCGACAGCGACCTACCTCGAGAACTTAGCCGCTATGGTGTGCGCGGCAGCGGTCGTTATGGCTGGGAGACAGTTGCCGGAGATGAGTTCGAGCGCTTCAACGCCTCACGCATCGCAACCGATCCACAAGCGGATTATCGTAACGAGCCAAACACCTTTGGCTGGATCGTCGAGATAGATCCGTTCGATCCGAACTCGACGCCAGTCAAGCATACGGCCCTCGGTCGTTTCGCCCACGAGGGCCTGGTGTTCGCCCCGGTAAGGCCAGGCCGGCCCGTTGTCTGTTATTCCGGCGATGATTCGCAGAACGAATATATCTACAAGTACGTCAGCCGCGACCGCTACCGGCCACAGCGAAGCGACGGGCGACTGCTGGACGAAGGGATTCTTTATGTCGCGCGCTTTAACGCTGACGGCAGCGGCGACTGGCTCGCTCTGGACCATGCCGATCCGGCATTCCAGCGTGCCTGCGAGGCCGCCGGCGTTCGATTTGCGGATCAAGGTGAAGTCCTGATCAACACCCGCCTGGCCGCCGACATCGTCGGAGCCACCAAGATGGATCGGCCGGAATGGGGCGCAGTGAACCCGGATAGCGGGGAGGTCTACTTTACCCTCACCAACAACAGTGGACGCCAGGAAGCAGACGCCTCCAATCCGCGTGCACCGAACGCATTTGGTCACATCATTCGCTGGCGTGAAGCGAGCCGCGACTTTGCGGGCACGCGCTTCAACTGGGATATCTATTTGCTGGCCGGGCCACGAGAGAATAGTCGAGGGCCGAAGGGTCGAGCGCTGGATGACAGCAACATCATGGCCAGCCCGGATGGTCTGTGGTTCGACGACGAAGGCCGGCTGTGGATCCAGACCGACATGAGCGGTAGCCAACTGAGCAGCGGGCCATTTGGTAACAATCAGATGTTGGTTTCTGATCCCGGCACCGGTGAGACCAAGCGGTTCCTCGTCGGGCCTCAGGGCGCAGAGGTAACCGGAATCACCGCAACACCGGACTTTCGAACCCTGTTCGTTAACATCCAGCACCCCGGCGAAGACTCGACCGCGACCAACTACACAAGCATCTGGCCGGACGGACCGGGGCGCAGGCCGCGTTCAGCAACAGTCATCATCACGCGGGAAGACGGAAAGCGCCTGATGTGA